In Gimesia sp., the following are encoded in one genomic region:
- the ssb gene encoding single-stranded DNA-binding protein, whose translation MASFNKVILVGNLTRDPQVRYTPGGSAVAEIGLAVNRSWFDKNSNSRKEETTFVDVTLWGRTAEVASEYLTKGRSVLIEGRLQLDQWDDKESGQKRSKLKVVGENMTMLGGRGDGPGGGGGPSGGGGGGGSYGSRGGSSQGGGSSSPADSFYDSPGGMPDDDVPF comes from the coding sequence ATGGCCAGTTTCAACAAAGTCATCCTGGTAGGAAATCTGACTCGCGATCCGCAGGTGCGATACACGCCCGGAGGAAGTGCGGTTGCGGAAATTGGTCTGGCAGTGAACCGAAGCTGGTTTGATAAGAATTCCAATTCCCGGAAGGAAGAAACAACGTTTGTGGATGTGACCCTGTGGGGACGCACTGCAGAAGTTGCGAGCGAATATCTGACCAAGGGGCGTTCGGTACTGATCGAAGGGCGTTTACAGCTGGATCAGTGGGATGACAAAGAATCGGGCCAGAAACGCAGCAAGCTGAAAGTGGTTGGCGAAAACATGACCATGCTCGGCGGACGAGGCGATGGCCCCGGAGGCGGTGGCGGTCCCAGCGGTGGCGGCGGTGGCGGTGGCAGTTATGGCAGCCGTGGCGGTTCCTCGCAGGGTGGTGGTTCATCCAGCCCGGCAGATTCCTTTTACGATTCACCAGGTGGAATGCCCGATGACGACGTGCCTTTCTAG
- the rplI gene encoding 50S ribosomal protein L9 gives MVRKQRSTSVVGSSKSSIEVLLAENVDNLGVQGDIVRVKPGYARNFLLPYGMATIATEHNKRMVTQHQKKVAELEKEYLKSLKGLADKVSKHSVTMEANANEEGHLYGSIVAVDISKSLKESGFEVDAEAIRLEGPLKELGMYTVKLQLHEKVKTEVKVWVVPTAEKG, from the coding sequence ATGGTTCGCAAACAACGTAGCACCTCTGTGGTCGGTAGTTCCAAGTCATCTATCGAGGTTTTGCTGGCAGAAAATGTCGATAACCTCGGTGTGCAGGGTGACATTGTGCGGGTCAAGCCCGGCTATGCCCGTAACTTCCTGCTGCCTTACGGCATGGCCACCATTGCCACTGAGCACAACAAGCGGATGGTGACACAGCACCAGAAGAAAGTGGCCGAGCTGGAAAAAGAGTATCTCAAATCGCTCAAGGGACTGGCAGACAAAGTCAGCAAGCACAGCGTCACCATGGAAGCCAACGCCAACGAAGAAGGTCACCTGTATGGTTCGATCGTGGCTGTTGACATCAGCAAGTCCCTCAAGGAGAGCGGCTTCGAAGTCGATGCCGAAGCGATTCGCCTGGAAGGTCCGCTGAAAGAGCTGGGTATGTATACCGTTAAGCTGCAGCTGCACGAAAAGGTGAAGACCGAAGTCAAAGTCTGGGTCGTACCGACTGCAGAAAAAGGCTAA
- the rpsF gene encoding 30S ribosomal protein S6 — translation MVNYEGMFLLDSSKFAADHEGTIAHVLEILSKAGAEVVAHRPWQDGKLAYEIDGHMKGLHYLVYFTMPGSGMDVITRSCHLSDIVIRQMVIKQPQTLFDAMVSAIDPSAAPDAVGEGSSDDSVDYDALNDDDDDDSDSDS, via the coding sequence ATGGTTAATTACGAAGGTATGTTCCTGCTGGACAGCAGCAAATTTGCTGCAGATCACGAAGGAACCATTGCACACGTTCTGGAAATTCTGTCAAAAGCCGGTGCCGAAGTCGTAGCCCACCGTCCCTGGCAGGATGGTAAGCTGGCTTACGAAATCGACGGCCACATGAAAGGTCTGCACTACCTGGTGTATTTCACCATGCCTGGTAGCGGAATGGATGTGATTACCCGTTCCTGTCACCTGAGCGACATTGTGATTCGCCAGATGGTCATCAAGCAGCCTCAGACACTGTTTGATGCCATGGTATCAGCCATCGATCCATCGGCTGCACCAGATGCCGTTGGCGAAGGTAGTAGTGATGACAGTGTCGACTACGATGCACTCAACGACGACGATGACGACGATAGCGACAGCGACAGCTAA
- the dnaB gene encoding replicative DNA helicase, with amino-acid sequence MSVAGKGNFRRPKQESVEELFGKVPPQNLDAEKAVLGSILLDNVVIDDLVQIVKTNHFYSDKNARIFAAILRLHDAGVRGIDAVTVAEELDSKGELDEAGNVMYLHEILESVPHAAHAEYYANIVRDKSVQRELIHSCTEIIRESYSPQGDTLEVLNKAEQSIFSILESQGEGDKIDIKDILMDAFDRIHERTQKEGSLTGTTTGFVDLDEQINGFQPSELIVLAARPSMGKTALVCNFAEAAADEGGVATIIFSLEQSKLELAERLLCIRSGVNGHSLRAGDLEEDERHRLLEASSQISEMPLFIDDKPGRTIQEISAICRRLKRLSNLGLIIIDYLQLIEPEDKTMPREQQIAGITRRLKGLCKELNVPTIALAQLNRGVELREDKRPRLADLRESGAIEQDADLIMFLHRPDAYDPEDHPGLAEVVVAKHRSGPTGIVNLTWLRESMRFGNYTNLDIPEGGYMGDDGGGGGFG; translated from the coding sequence ATGTCAGTTGCGGGCAAGGGAAATTTTCGCCGTCCAAAACAGGAGTCTGTGGAAGAGCTGTTCGGTAAAGTGCCGCCACAGAACCTGGATGCAGAGAAAGCCGTGCTGGGCAGTATTCTGCTCGACAACGTGGTCATCGATGACCTCGTGCAGATTGTCAAAACCAACCATTTCTATAGCGATAAAAACGCGCGGATCTTTGCTGCGATCCTGCGTTTGCACGATGCCGGCGTCCGCGGGATTGACGCGGTGACGGTAGCCGAAGAGCTCGACTCCAAGGGAGAACTGGACGAGGCCGGCAATGTGATGTACCTGCACGAGATCCTGGAGAGCGTCCCTCACGCGGCGCATGCGGAATACTATGCGAACATCGTGCGGGACAAGTCGGTCCAGCGGGAACTGATTCACTCGTGTACCGAAATCATTCGGGAAAGCTATTCGCCGCAGGGCGACACTCTGGAAGTGTTAAACAAGGCCGAGCAGAGTATCTTCAGTATTCTCGAATCGCAGGGAGAAGGGGATAAGATCGACATCAAGGACATCCTGATGGATGCCTTCGACCGGATCCATGAGCGAACCCAGAAAGAGGGATCGCTGACCGGAACCACGACCGGGTTCGTCGATCTGGACGAACAGATCAACGGTTTTCAGCCTTCCGAATTGATTGTCCTGGCGGCCCGTCCTTCGATGGGGAAGACCGCGCTGGTCTGTAACTTCGCGGAAGCCGCCGCCGACGAGGGGGGCGTGGCGACGATCATCTTCTCTCTGGAACAGTCAAAGCTGGAACTGGCAGAGCGTCTGTTGTGTATCCGCTCGGGCGTGAACGGTCACTCGCTGCGTGCCGGGGACCTGGAAGAAGACGAGCGGCACCGGTTGCTGGAGGCTTCTTCCCAGATCAGCGAGATGCCTCTGTTTATCGATGACAAGCCGGGGCGTACGATTCAGGAAATCAGTGCGATTTGCCGGCGTTTGAAGCGGTTGAGCAACCTGGGGCTGATCATCATCGATTACCTGCAGCTGATTGAACCGGAAGACAAGACGATGCCCCGTGAGCAGCAGATCGCGGGGATCACGCGACGACTGAAGGGGCTGTGTAAGGAATTGAATGTGCCGACGATCGCCCTGGCCCAGTTGAACCGCGGTGTGGAGTTGCGTGAAGACAAGCGTCCGCGTCTGGCTGACTTGCGAGAAAGTGGAGCGATCGAACAGGACGCCGACCTGATCATGTTCCTGCACCGTCCGGACGCTTATGATCCGGAAGACCATCCGGGGCTGGCAGAGGTGGTTGTGGCCAAGCACCGTAGTGGTCCGACCGGGATTGTAAACCTGACGTGGCTCCGTGAATCGATGCGGTTCGGCAACTACACGAACCTGGATATCCCTGAAGGGGGCTACATGGGAGATGATGGCGGAGGCGGCGGATTCGGTTAA
- a CDS encoding 50S ribosomal protein L25: MSDDFVLQRISASKREKLGSIESRRIRRAGRIPAVVYGHELEPAHISVDDHDLRDLIKNRERVFEIDVDGKVEETILRDLQWDTFGTYILHVDLVRINASERVTVEVPVTLRGTSPGALDGGVLEQPLHTLELDCLAHSIPDSIPVRINSLEIGDAIHVSDIEVPRGAKIHNEAEQVVVHVLPPQGVPEPGAQEDEGPDAPEVIGESESEEATEE, translated from the coding sequence ATGTCAGACGATTTTGTATTGCAGCGAATCAGTGCCTCCAAACGGGAAAAACTGGGATCCATTGAAAGCCGTCGCATCCGTCGTGCAGGGCGTATTCCTGCTGTCGTGTACGGACATGAGCTGGAGCCTGCCCATATCAGTGTCGACGATCACGATCTGCGTGATCTGATCAAGAACCGGGAACGGGTTTTTGAAATCGACGTGGATGGTAAAGTCGAAGAGACGATTCTGCGTGATCTGCAGTGGGACACCTTTGGCACCTATATTCTGCATGTCGACCTGGTGCGGATCAACGCATCCGAGCGGGTGACTGTCGAAGTTCCTGTCACCCTGCGTGGTACTTCCCCTGGTGCCCTCGATGGTGGCGTGCTGGAACAGCCTCTGCACACACTGGAACTGGACTGCCTGGCTCACAGCATCCCGGACAGCATTCCTGTGCGAATCAACTCGCTGGAAATTGGCGATGCGATTCACGTCAGCGATATCGAAGTCCCTCGTGGAGCCAAGATCCACAACGAAGCAGAACAGGTTGTGGTTCACGTTCTGCCTCCGCAGGGCGTTCCTGAACCCGGGGCGCAAGAAGACGAAGGTCCTGACGCTCCTGAAGTTATTGGGGAATCCGAATCAGAAGAAGCAACCGAAGAATAG
- a CDS encoding PQQ-binding-like beta-propeller repeat protein → MHFIHLTRTIVFSIITSLLLVSAPALQADDKAEQPFQPNDPQQAKPNPPLNQLKQILQGIFGKKKPADMQPADMQEEETDKKRTPDYYRYPQDLEQERRFKSVQQLLQDEQWEAAREKLQLMLENSLNLPVHIAGERGLITDRELIYELLELLPEEQQAKFERQYAALAEKMFNDAQQNNAPPEQLAEIATRFSSTAAGAQAMNYLISYHMERKEFGLAEQYVQRLLKYQPPLTRSPQWKTKAAYILKQTGNSELARQLMASSSGASDLSQPIQIGGSTEKPLTWLEKQQILGSTGNQPLDEWPMLFGSPSHAARAQQADPLLIPRWSYPLTSNHSIQSQLDLIQEDLASSEHATVPALPPLAIDGKIVFRTLKGVQVLDSATGAPLWQTALENSPEESFIKAQLKGQQEPEARRLFDPAPEVRPFSIYNGTDPDAHPLTSLIYRNANWGSQSSDGERLFILESMRLNLSASGTSRNLNRFRRRRGDFEEDFWSSNQLVAYDLQTGQPLWKVGGVKFDEPFDLPLAGTFFFGAPTPSGNELYIIGERDREIRVYALNPQTGEELWSQQIGNPEQDIALDMVRRWWIAPVAVDQGILICPTTIGLVTAIGQLNHSILWSTRYTSSASDENGQHFNRLEQTSFDPLNHRWSPSAPIIIDSKVVYTPPDDQSVICLDLITGLPVWTKRAKEAMVSLAGVADGKVLMVGMNSVTAIDLKTGKNSWQTLYDKQAGAPSGQAVIADQHLHVPLQSGQVWTFDVASGKVVSRLSNASTHQPLGNLIVHRGQFLSLSPRGLVSYEQKQTFENQIQKIKQQNPTSPLALFKEAEPLIMNQRYQAAWSRLQQIDRSQLPAADQKKFHRQLVHCLTAQIRSDFQQHDELVTELQQQVSSESERLELQRLLIERARARHEFSRTLSLLKELGQAPSETFFQDENTEVQIDCWIAGQAEDLWSQASDLEQGQFTQHLSQRAAELTNADSEDQQRFLRQFGFHAASIPVLRQLIDGALASEEFFTAELWLSRLIQQQQPELTAEGLAGMVRLCLKHELYADAQHYLEELAGLDSQLRLPNRQSVEQFMVATLQTLRDNEQRRPQSSNWRPEKLKLIVGGSGRYISTREQTLDILDSPLPFFRTHSLTVDPRENRLAMTETFSKRMIWSTPLRSMQQARSSSFNESELVGHNLVLQHRDMLHLYDLVDRKLIWSQKLEREQTNRHYNSMFNRTPAPLGTESSLIHRHHPSIVIRNVGMIAAANADYTCYYSRRNIILVDTRTGQIRWTHENVDQDTRVLGDDRQIYLVSRNREVKKILRVSDGQERELPANIRLMSHAIYQGGSNFVGIIPTGDIKHPIRDARLTSIFAFQPGVTHLPWTREFDRETKFAMCSQHFLAALTPAGELKIVDLRNGQVRDLGTINKDQTGNHDDFYVVADRARVYLIGNSQARNTISVSVPSVPTNGSLTVFDRQTGKQIWTEDFEKKHLVLDEQNLLPITLLVSRDYLRTGNRSTSIIHLKALDKQTGKTLLDWKAPLESNIRDIRVDYEQKMMEILMYNAKIHLYDADVLALGRTAPAAPENDPAKAAEKPSQEKSEKKN, encoded by the coding sequence ATGCATTTTATCCATCTCACCCGGACAATCGTTTTTTCCATTATCACCAGCCTCCTCCTGGTATCGGCCCCTGCTCTCCAGGCAGACGACAAAGCAGAACAGCCCTTCCAGCCCAACGATCCGCAGCAGGCCAAACCCAATCCACCTCTGAATCAGCTCAAGCAGATCCTGCAGGGAATCTTTGGTAAGAAAAAACCTGCAGATATGCAGCCTGCAGATATGCAGGAGGAAGAAACCGACAAAAAACGCACTCCAGACTACTACCGTTACCCGCAGGACCTCGAACAGGAACGCCGCTTCAAAAGTGTACAACAGTTACTGCAGGACGAGCAGTGGGAGGCCGCACGCGAAAAACTGCAGCTGATGCTGGAAAACAGCCTGAATCTGCCGGTCCACATTGCCGGGGAACGGGGGCTGATCACCGACCGGGAACTGATCTACGAACTCCTGGAGCTGTTACCCGAGGAACAGCAAGCGAAATTCGAACGCCAATATGCGGCCCTCGCGGAAAAAATGTTCAACGACGCGCAGCAGAACAATGCGCCCCCCGAACAGCTCGCCGAAATCGCCACCCGCTTCTCCAGCACCGCTGCCGGGGCCCAGGCGATGAACTACCTGATCTCCTATCATATGGAACGCAAAGAGTTCGGACTGGCTGAGCAATACGTTCAACGACTTCTGAAATACCAGCCCCCCCTGACCCGATCTCCCCAATGGAAGACCAAGGCCGCTTACATTCTGAAACAGACGGGCAATTCTGAACTGGCCCGGCAACTGATGGCATCTTCCAGCGGTGCGAGCGACCTCAGCCAGCCGATTCAAATCGGAGGCAGCACCGAAAAACCGCTGACCTGGCTCGAAAAACAACAGATCCTCGGCTCGACCGGAAATCAGCCCCTGGACGAATGGCCCATGCTGTTTGGCTCCCCCAGTCATGCCGCCCGCGCTCAACAGGCCGATCCGCTGCTGATTCCCCGCTGGTCTTACCCGCTGACTTCCAATCATTCAATCCAGTCTCAGCTCGATCTGATACAGGAAGACCTGGCCAGCTCCGAGCATGCCACCGTACCAGCACTGCCCCCCCTGGCCATCGACGGGAAAATTGTCTTTCGCACCCTGAAAGGAGTGCAGGTCCTCGACTCAGCGACGGGGGCTCCGCTCTGGCAGACGGCTCTGGAAAACTCTCCGGAAGAGTCCTTCATCAAGGCACAGCTCAAGGGACAACAGGAACCCGAGGCCCGGCGGCTCTTTGATCCCGCACCGGAAGTGCGTCCGTTCTCTATTTATAATGGGACCGATCCCGATGCGCACCCGCTGACCAGTCTGATCTACCGCAACGCCAACTGGGGCAGCCAAAGCAGCGATGGCGAGCGGCTGTTTATTCTGGAAAGCATGCGTCTGAACCTCAGCGCCAGCGGCACTTCGCGGAATCTGAACCGCTTCCGCCGTCGGCGAGGCGATTTCGAGGAAGACTTCTGGTCGTCCAATCAGCTGGTCGCCTACGACCTGCAAACCGGTCAGCCTCTCTGGAAAGTCGGAGGCGTCAAATTCGATGAACCGTTCGACCTGCCCCTCGCGGGAACCTTCTTCTTCGGTGCTCCCACCCCTTCCGGCAACGAACTCTATATCATCGGCGAACGCGATCGGGAGATTCGGGTTTACGCCCTTAATCCACAGACCGGTGAAGAACTCTGGTCTCAGCAGATCGGTAACCCCGAACAGGACATTGCCCTGGACATGGTCCGCCGCTGGTGGATCGCGCCGGTTGCCGTCGACCAGGGAATCCTGATCTGCCCGACCACCATCGGCCTGGTCACCGCCATCGGACAGTTGAACCACTCCATTCTGTGGTCGACCCGCTACACCTCATCCGCTTCGGATGAGAACGGCCAGCACTTCAACCGCCTCGAACAGACCAGCTTCGACCCCCTCAATCATCGCTGGAGCCCCTCTGCACCGATTATCATCGACAGCAAAGTCGTTTATACGCCCCCCGATGATCAGTCTGTGATCTGCCTTGATCTGATCACAGGCCTGCCGGTCTGGACCAAACGGGCCAAAGAAGCGATGGTCTCCCTGGCCGGCGTCGCGGATGGCAAAGTGCTGATGGTGGGCATGAACAGTGTGACCGCCATCGACCTCAAAACAGGTAAAAACTCCTGGCAGACACTCTACGACAAACAGGCGGGTGCCCCTTCAGGACAGGCCGTGATTGCCGACCAGCATCTGCACGTCCCCCTGCAGAGCGGACAGGTCTGGACCTTCGACGTCGCTTCGGGCAAAGTCGTCAGCCGGCTCTCGAACGCCAGCACACACCAGCCTCTGGGTAATCTGATCGTGCATCGTGGTCAGTTCCTTTCCCTGAGCCCCCGCGGTCTGGTCAGCTACGAACAGAAACAGACTTTTGAAAATCAGATCCAAAAAATCAAGCAGCAGAACCCGACCAGCCCGCTGGCACTCTTCAAAGAAGCCGAACCGCTGATCATGAATCAGCGTTACCAGGCCGCCTGGTCCCGTCTGCAGCAGATCGACCGCAGCCAGCTCCCTGCCGCAGATCAGAAAAAATTCCATCGCCAGCTGGTTCACTGCCTGACCGCACAGATCCGCTCCGACTTTCAGCAACACGATGAACTGGTCACCGAACTGCAGCAGCAGGTCAGCTCCGAAAGCGAACGACTGGAACTGCAGCGTCTGCTCATCGAACGGGCCCGGGCCCGGCACGAATTCTCCCGCACTCTCTCACTACTCAAGGAACTGGGACAGGCCCCCTCCGAGACTTTCTTCCAGGACGAAAATACTGAAGTCCAGATTGACTGCTGGATCGCCGGGCAGGCGGAAGATCTCTGGAGCCAGGCCAGTGATTTGGAACAAGGTCAGTTCACACAACACTTAAGCCAGCGTGCAGCGGAACTCACGAATGCCGACAGCGAAGATCAGCAGCGTTTCCTGCGTCAGTTCGGTTTTCATGCCGCCTCGATTCCGGTTTTGAGACAGCTCATCGATGGCGCCCTGGCTTCGGAAGAATTCTTCACCGCTGAACTCTGGCTCTCTCGCCTGATCCAGCAACAGCAGCCGGAACTCACCGCAGAAGGCCTGGCAGGCATGGTTCGACTCTGCCTGAAACACGAACTCTACGCCGACGCACAGCATTACCTGGAAGAACTTGCCGGCCTCGATTCCCAGCTCCGTCTACCCAATCGCCAGAGCGTAGAACAGTTCATGGTCGCCACCTTACAGACGCTGCGTGACAACGAACAACGGCGACCGCAGTCCAGCAACTGGCGTCCGGAAAAACTCAAGCTGATTGTCGGCGGTTCAGGCCGCTATATCTCAACCCGCGAGCAGACGCTCGACATACTCGACTCGCCACTCCCCTTCTTCCGCACACATAGCCTGACCGTTGATCCCCGCGAGAATCGGCTGGCTATGACCGAAACCTTCAGCAAGCGAATGATCTGGTCAACGCCCCTCCGGTCCATGCAGCAGGCCCGTTCTTCCAGCTTCAATGAAAGCGAACTGGTGGGCCACAACCTGGTACTGCAGCACCGCGATATGCTCCACCTCTACGATCTGGTCGACCGGAAGCTGATCTGGAGCCAGAAGCTCGAACGGGAACAGACCAATCGCCACTACAACAGCATGTTCAACCGGACGCCCGCCCCGCTGGGAACCGAATCGTCGCTGATTCATCGCCATCACCCATCAATCGTGATTCGCAACGTCGGCATGATTGCCGCTGCGAACGCCGATTACACCTGCTATTACAGTCGTCGCAACATCATTCTTGTCGACACCCGCACCGGCCAGATCCGCTGGACCCATGAAAACGTGGATCAGGATACCCGGGTCCTCGGGGATGACCGGCAGATCTATCTCGTCTCGCGGAATCGTGAAGTGAAAAAGATCCTCCGCGTCAGCGACGGACAGGAGCGCGAACTACCAGCCAACATTCGCCTGATGAGTCACGCCATTTACCAGGGGGGCTCCAACTTCGTCGGCATCATCCCTACCGGCGACATTAAGCATCCTATCCGCGATGCCCGCCTGACTTCGATCTTCGCCTTCCAGCCGGGTGTAACACATCTGCCCTGGACGCGGGAATTTGACCGCGAAACCAAATTCGCCATGTGCAGCCAACATTTCCTCGCAGCACTCACTCCCGCAGGGGAGCTGAAAATTGTCGACCTCAGAAACGGTCAGGTGCGAGACCTGGGTACCATCAACAAGGATCAGACAGGGAATCACGACGACTTTTACGTTGTTGCAGATCGTGCCCGCGTCTATCTGATCGGCAATTCCCAGGCACGCAATACAATCTCAGTCAGCGTGCCTTCAGTTCCCACGAATGGTTCTCTGACCGTCTTTGATCGCCAGACTGGAAAACAAATCTGGACTGAGGACTTCGAGAAGAAACACCTGGTCCTCGACGAACAGAATCTACTGCCGATAACGCTCCTCGTCTCGCGCGATTACCTGCGAACTGGCAATCGATCCACCAGTATTATTCATCTCAAAGCACTGGACAAACAGACCGGCAAGACGCTGCTCGACTGGAAAGCACCGCTGGAATCCAATATCCGGGACATCCGCGTCGACTACGAACAGAAAATGATGGAAATATTAATGTACAACGCCAAAATCCATCTCTACGACGCTGATGTGCTCGCTTTAGGCCGCACCGCCCCCGCTGCGCCGGAAAATGATCCCGCGAAAGCCGCTGAAAAGCCATCTCAGGAAAAGAGCGAAAAAAAGAATTGA
- the pth gene encoding aminoacyl-tRNA hydrolase, whose translation MKVVVGLGNPGRQYERTRHNIGFDVLSQLADWHGVAGFKSQFEALVGEFSLGGDKVLLVAPQTFMNLSGRSVAAVTKFYKLPASDVMVVCDDMNLPLGRLRLRGSGSAGGQKGLQDILQKLGTQDVPRLRMGVGRPPAGFAVADYVLSRFRDHESDSVSQAVQNAARGVECWVEQGLEIAMNQVNAPE comes from the coding sequence GTGAAAGTGGTCGTAGGACTGGGGAATCCCGGTAGACAATACGAGCGAACACGTCACAATATCGGGTTTGACGTTTTGTCTCAGCTGGCAGACTGGCACGGTGTTGCCGGGTTCAAAAGTCAGTTTGAGGCGCTCGTCGGTGAGTTTTCGCTGGGGGGTGACAAGGTGTTACTCGTTGCCCCGCAGACATTTATGAATTTAAGTGGTCGCAGCGTTGCTGCTGTGACGAAGTTTTACAAACTGCCTGCCAGTGATGTCATGGTGGTTTGTGATGATATGAACCTGCCTCTGGGGCGGCTCCGATTACGGGGATCCGGCTCGGCGGGAGGCCAAAAAGGTTTACAGGACATTCTCCAGAAACTGGGGACCCAGGATGTGCCACGCCTGAGAATGGGAGTGGGACGACCTCCGGCCGGGTTTGCGGTAGCGGATTATGTTTTAAGTCGATTTCGGGATCACGAATCCGATTCGGTTTCGCAGGCGGTACAAAACGCGGCCCGCGGGGTTGAATGCTGGGTCGAACAGGGCCTGGAAATCGCCATGAATCAGGTGAATGCACCTGAATGA